The DNA region TTGGGTTTGTCCAATTACGGGTGATGTTCTTCACTTTAATATGTTAATTAGCTTATTATCTTGTTATTTAAGCTaatcattatcttttttttttaaatgtgcaGGTGTTAGTTATATGGTGATTACAGCATAATGTGTTAAATTTTGGCGGTTGAAGAAGCTAATTATTGGCTTCAAATATGTAACCGACCACAAAGGTAAAACCATATCAAACACACTTCTTGCTTGCCTTGCTGATTGGGGGATCGAAAGAGTCTTCTGTGTTATTGTGGATAATGCATCTGCTAATAGTAATGCAGTGGGTAGTTTTCAGTCTAGTTTCTCCTTGGTATCAGATTAATTGTCGGTGATGAATGGAGATTTTATGCATGTTAGATGCGCTGGTCACATCATTAACTTGATAGTGAAGGATGGGATGTCTGATTATGTCAAAAGTGTGACTGCAGTTCGTAATGGCATCTCGTATGTAAGGTCAGGGACTACTAGACAAAAGGCATTTGAACTTAGGGTTGATACTGGTAGGATGACTAGGGGTAGTTTGCCTCTATATGTGAAAACTAGATGGAATTCAACTTTTTTTGATGTTGACAAGGGCTGTTAAATTCAAGGGAGCATTTGATAGGATGGAGTTTGAGAAAAAGTTGTATAATGACCATTTCTTAGAGGTTGATAATGGTAAGAAAATGATTGGACCACCTACAGCAGATCATTGGCGTCACGATGAGAGGTTAGTGAAGtttcttaatattttctatcaatcCACATTGGTAGTTTCAGTTTCTACTACTATGAATGCACACAAGTGTTACGATGAGATAGTTAATATAGCAGGAAAGCTTCAGTTGCTCTTTAATAGTTTAGATGCTGATCTTAAACTAAAAGCTGAGGAAATGTTTAcgaaattcaaaaaatattgggATGGCTTGAAAAACATTAACAAGATGTTGATAATTGTTAGTGTTTTTGATCCAAGAAAAAAGATGCAGTTTGCCAAAATGTGTTTTGAGGATCTATATGTGAAAGGTAGTAAAACATCTAAGGTCTTGTATGAATCAGTTATTAGCATCATGCGGGATATGTATAAGGAGTATAGTGAGAGAAACAAGAGTGTCCAACCCGATGATGAAATGCCAAATAAGAATGCATCTCAAGCTACTCAAGAGCAGCCTATGGAACGATCTGAATCTACTCAAGAGGATGAGTTTTGTGGGTACAATCCAGTGGAGCATAGGTACAATATATTGCTTAAAAAGATTGGAGTTAGGAATACAGATGAGCTGGAGACATATCTTAGAGAAAAGGTTGAGAATCCTGAAGTCATGATGGGTATTGAGTATGATATACTCTCTTGGTGGAAAGTAAACAGTGGCAAGTATCCAATTCTATCACAGATGGCTCGTGATCTGTTTGCTATGCAAGTGTCGAGTGTTGCTTCTGAAAGTACATTTAGCACTAGTGGGAGAATAATAGACCCATATAGAAGTTGTCTAACTCATTATATAGTTGAAGTTTTGATGTGTACAGAGCAATGGATGAAACAAGACATCAAATGTGTATCAAAGGTGCTCACAAATGCACATATACTTGCAGAAGTTGAATTTGAATATGAGCTTGAAAAAGGTACACTTTCCTGATTtgatttagtttcttatttgttgATTACAAAGTAATTAAtctgtttttgtattaatattttgcAGAGTTTGACTTTGAAAACCAATTCAAGAACACAATCTTATTTGAGATAGTAGGCGGCTTAAATAGAAGGTGATTTTTGCGTTTATGTTTTCGGATTTCACTtgtcactttttttgtttcttgcttttgaatATTGATGTTATTCACATTACATTTCTCAGGTCCAGTTGGCGTtttctcttcaaaaatcttcaagATGTTTTAGTTTCAATCTCTTTGTCACAGTCacattctctcttctctttgacTACTTATCATCCTCTTTGGTTTTGGACCTTTTGTTAAATTGTTCAATCGGTTttactttcttctctttaattttatGTCATTCTAATCTACAACTCTGTCTAAGGTTATTGGAGTAATGTCATGGAACTCCTTTTTAGTATTTTGGATTTACAGGTACATTGGGTTTTGATCGGTTATCcgatcttattttcggtttcGGGTGCAAACCCGAACTTAACCGAACCCGACactaaccgaaccgaacccaaccTGATAATAGAGAATACCCGATCGATTTTCAAATCTACAAATCCGAATACCCGATAACCCAAActaccgaacccgaacccgaaagCCAACCCGAATGCCGTGACCTAGTTAATTGaagcaaaaaaggaaaacacatATACAAAGCATATCATCACTTTATTAGATTCGATACGGTTCAAAACCCACACTTATTAAAAACTCTAGATTTTAAACTCAAACTTGGAAACCCCTAGATCAGAAACACTACAAATAAGGAAACCATAAATTTGCAAAACACTTATAAAGCATCCATTTGGCTTTGATACAAAATCAAACCCACATATTAAAACCCTGATTTCAAACTCAAATTTGGGAAaccccaaattaaaaaaaaaactagaatttaaaatcaaatcccaGAAAATGAGGATTGAGAGGATTGTGAGGAGGAGAAATATTTCTTGTGTTCGTGTGTTTTCAAACAGATGGATTTAAGCCAAAATGGGTGAATGAAGTATTAGAAGATCTAATAGAATTTCATCTTTATAATTGTTGCATTGTTTTTTCGTGAAAATTCAGTGGAAActtcttaatattattaaaagagaagttcattttaaacattgtttgaaaatagttatttatttCTCTCAATTGTCATTGAAATCTTTTTTGAAACACCGTAGCTTGcttttcattcattcaaatgaGAAACAAGTACAAAGAAAAGGGTTCCAGACCCCAAGGTTCAGACCATTACAACAAAAGACACTCCCCAATGCCATGAAAAGATAGATACCATTCATTGATTTTAGAAGCAAAGGCTTGTAAGCACATTGAAACATGTGAGATCATGATGAATCAAAGGATCATCCTCGAAAGATTTGCAGGACGACATATTGGTCACGGTTTAAAGACGGTGTGACGTTGACGAAAGAATCAATGCTATATTTCTCACCGGAGCAAGCTGAACTACCCGAGGTAGTGCAATAGCAAGGATTCGAGGGACTATGGTGTTGTGGTCGATTGAGGATAACTTTAAGACCCAAAGCGGAAGGTTTAGATCTCTCTAGATAATTGTGAAGCACAAGATCTGGATTATGGAGGTGGTGGTGAGGGTACGATGCTTGAGAACAAACGATGAGTTGCTTGGTGAATATTGATCATTGAACAAAACAATTCCAATGTGACAAATAAAGTTCCAGCAAAAACAGTTCGAGAAAATTAGATATTAGATCTTCAAGCTTAAATGAGGAAGCCACAAGTCTCTAAAACTAGCTATACCAGGATTCGCACAGAAACTATGGAAAGCCAAAACACCAATGATGATACCTCTCTCACATGGAGTCTTCGACCACGGAGTAGAGGAGATCGGCACAAGTATTGTTTTAGGTTTAACATAAAAATTTGGCAAACGGACCTGAAATTAGCTTTGTGTAGTTTGTAACAGCAGTTGGGCTTGGGCCTTTGGTTCAATAATGGAAACTAGGTCCACTAGGGAAAATTCTAGTTTCACCTCGGATTGCCAAGATAGGAAGAGATTGTGGCGGCTGTCTGATATTTGCGGAGAGATCTGCGGTGCAGGGGACTTCTCCGGCGAGTGAGAGATCAGCAGAAACAGGCGTTGGCTGGGTTCCGAGTCTAAGACATAGGTCCAAAGTTTCATAATGGTTCCGGCATGAGATATCACATCCGAGAAGTTATTGCCGCCATGCGCCGTTGATGTCTCCACCGGGCATGGCGCATCTGACGGTCCAAGAGAGAGGCCTCCTGCCATCACCGAAGCCCGATGTGAGAATTCTTCAAGGTTGGAAAACTTTAACTCGTTGCTCAACATCGGAAAACTCTAGGTAGTTAggttaaaaagggggagaagGAGGATAAGAttcaaaaggggaaaaagatttaaaaggggaaaaatagtgaaaaaaacaaggaaactaagaagagaaacagagcGTTGCTGAAGTAAGAGGAAGATAGGATCCCGGCGCCGGCGGGCAAAAGCTTCACCGGCACCGGAAAGCTTGTTCACAAGAAACGCCTCGAGAATCGCGTAAAAGAGGTTTTTTGACaggtatatatacatactaggtgataccccgtgcTATACACATGTtgtaattagtttatttatattttgaataaataaaatgtttgggTTTATGtgctttttataattataaaattttaaataatgttaagtagtatatttggtttacttacatggtaaatgttaaaacatatttagataagtaTGTTGTTTAGACATTGTTAATCCTTTACACGgtaacatatatacaatatacacgTAACTATTTTAGAAAGGCAAAGACATCTCGTTCCATCCCGTCTTATCCTGTGCCGTCATGTTTCATCAAATCccctattttatttttatgtgatGTGTATTATTATTGTGTGAGGCGAAGGTTTTGGATGCCCTTGTTCGTATATCCTTTTTGctattattctatttttgtaCGAAATTATTGCCAAGATAGGTGAAACATgtctattaattaaattatacatttgTTATATctgtcaaaatattttatttttctttgtaaaaaagGTTTACCGTAGAGTTATGAATTTATTATCAGCCTAACCCCTTATTCTAAATGTAAGATAATGTTTTTGTCAACATTCTTTCACAACCTCGTAAGTTGTAACTAATAAAATCGGGTGGGTTGAAATTAAGTAGTAGAAATGTTGATGTTATCAAACACCGTATAATTAAAATTCACATCAAAATTCCATTTTAAGATTACACACTTATTGCCTAAAACACTGTGTTTAGTTAGTCATAACACTCGcgtatatattgaaatattgtTTTACTACGAAATATGCATGATTGGggacatatataataaataatactaaatagAAGTTGATCAATTATCAGTGTGACTATAATAAATAGGAGAAGCCCgattttaaaatgtttggtaaagaaaaaaataataataacagattTGGTAAGATGAATATTcgttttcaaatgttttaactGAATCACAAAACATCTCTTTTAAAAGATTGTATTGAAAGATTAATTGATAAGATTAATCTTGGTAATTAAACAATTAGCTTAAATTTTGGtaattaagttttaatttagataccttaaaaacaattatttcgGAGTGTTTGCCTCTAACGAATAACTCTGTTTGGTAAAGGAAATAACTATTcttgaaccaaatcaaaaacatgatccgaatattttagaaatggagtacaaacagatccgttaattttttttcttttgtttccggATCATacaggatccgcgtcccgacccggtGGATATTTAGTGATTGAATGGAGGGTATAATGGTCATTACGGAAAATGGTAATCataggttaatttaattaaattaagtgattctctaatcatttttaatgaaaaacgtaccaaaacaaaatcgTGGTCCAATTTGAGTATAGTGAGTACTTTAGCTTTAATAGAATAGATTACCTGAGTTTGTTATCTTATTTTTCATCTGTCATTGAAATCAAGTGTAAAAATTGTTTACTTTTGATAAGATAACATTTTTAGgaattaaaataattgaaaacaaaatgaattatAATTACTCCAATTTTTTAGGAAATATTCAGATTTGATTTCTATTGcgattttgtcaaaaaaaatatttctttttatgttagagatattttgaagtttttatttaaaattagtcttcatctttgtttgataatatttgTAAAACATTTGAATTAACACATATTTCAATACGATacataaaattagtttttttcccaTATGCTGTAGTTCTAATTTACTCAatgagtaaagaaaaaaactatgaaatgAACTTTATACATCAGCTGGTGATTCAAACttcaaacacatatatatattcatattggGTCACAATGTTCCGTATGATAGTGAAATTAGAAATCATAGTATATAATTAACTCTTGCTGTATTAGTTCAACCATAgattcaatataatattttagtgAATGTAGAATAACTCATAAACTATCTTCTACATTAGAAATATGTAAACTGAATAGGCGCATTTGATTATGAATTAACTGGACTAACATatttaaaccaaactaaaaattCAGAGATAAAGAGATTGTGTATAACGTCAACTTTTAAGTCTTTTATCACAACATCttcaataaattttttcttaatttgtagcGTCATCGATTGGAAATGGAATGATCCAGCCACAGACTAACCATTGCATCCATTGGATGTAACAtgatggtaattttttttttcaaaagtttgatatttttcaaagttttctcatcttgttttttttttgttttgctttgcagaatggaaaaaaaaaatcatatttattttatgataaataattgaataacgttatcaaaaaatgttttgaccaaaaaatacaaaaaacgagcaaaaatatttataaacttcAACTACCATATATTACtgatacttaaaaaatataaaaagttaattacatatttttttaatcaggaTTTTGAAacctaataaataataaaattttctataaaaacaataaaatagtaTGTGGGTTAAATCGTAATAGAAAATGGAAAGATTAAGTAGAGCCACAATCTATAtgtctaaaccctaattttttatttttttcaaaaaattaatcatatttcaCATGTGAAAAATCTTGAAGAATTTATTAGAGATTCAACCAACCTCAAATGATCTCTCTTACAATATATTCTCTTGTGTCCTGACCAAATATATTGTTAAGTTTCTCCAATAATGTGTTTGTGTTTCAAAAACAACATTAATATTCGTAAAATATACGTTTAATtcagttttttcaaaaaaatatctgCCAAAGTggcataaaattttataattatgaattaACAAGTTTGATCCAGCTTTACGTGATGGAATTGGTAAATATTTCCCAAAATCATGAAACTTACCTGATGAATTGTATGAACGAGAAACGATccaagaacaagagagagatgatgaatgaGAAGCCAAGAAAGAACAAGTGAAAAAGATgcggacaattttttttttttttttggctcaacatcaactttcaTTCACCAAATCAAagttaaaaccaaatcaaaagcaCATTACATTCACCTCTCTAGACTTAGACCAAAACAAATGTATtggttgatcaagtacaaccctggAACACTAGGCAGATCCAACGCTACCCAATCaagaaccattgcatttttttaaCCACAATGAGATAGATAACACTCCACGACTCggagtgaaatcatctcttaaaccacctaaattgacataaatgacacgaaaacaaatactaacacaAAAGAGGGCTAAGATAATACTAAAATCAGCTCAAAACCCAGCTACGAGATCCTCATGATCGACGTAAAGAACTTGTCTCAATAGCTTCAACACCCAAAGGCGCATTATCAGAAAAGCTTGGTCTCTCCGGTTTTCCCTGTTCCGGTCTTAAACCTAAAACGGACAATACATCCGACTGACCCGACCAAGAGTCATGAAGAGTCATGAAACTATAATAACCGGCGAAATAGATGGTNNNNNNNNNNNNNNNNNNNNNNNNNNNNNNNNNNNNNNNNNNNNNNNNNNNNNNNNNNNNNNNNNNNNNNNNNNNNNNNNNNNNNNNNNNNNNNNNNNNNNNNNNNNNNNNNNNNNNNNNNNNNNNNNNNNNNNNNNNNNNNNNNNNNNNNNNNNNNNNNNNNNNNNNNNNNNNNNNNNNNNNNNNNNNNNNNNNNNNNNNNNNNNNNNNNNNNNNNNNNNNNNNNNNNNNNNNNNNNNNNNNNNNNNNNNNNNNNNNNNNNNNNNNNNNNNNNNNNNNNNNNNNNNNNNNNNNNNNNNNNNNNNNNNNNNNNNNNNNNNNNNNNNNNNNNNNNNNNNNNNNNNNNNNNNNNNNNNNNNNNNNNNNNNNNNNNNNNNNNNNNNNNNNNNNNNNNNaaaaaaaaaaaaaaaaaacgccaCCACCCTTGCTGCAGGACACCGCCATGGCTGATATGAGAGgtaagatttgaagaagaacctAATCCCCACCACTGAAACTTGTCGAAGAAAGCTTCAGCCCTCACTGCTCTCTGAAGCCACAAAGCACCGGTTTCGCCAGTAACAACCGCCAGCGACATCCAACCGTCACAAACCACCAGTGACAAAACAGAAAACTGATTCGCCACAGATCCACCCGACATGCCCAAGATCCGACGCTGTCCGCCAAGGTCTGCATCAGAGCCTTCACCGAAGACCTCCACCCAACGGATCTTCACTTCACACACCGAGGAATCGCCGGATCCACCACCTTCGAGAAGCATCCAAACCGACGCCGACACTATAGCAAGAAGCGGAAAACTGAAAAGAAATTACAAGGAGAAGAAAAACTAATCGGGACAGAGCTTTCTCCGACACTGGAAGAGCAACCAGAGAGGCAGATCAAAGTTGGTGGCGGCTCTCTCTCTCGCCGCAATTTTAGGGTTCATAGTTACGAGAGATGACAAGCTTTAAGATACGgacaattagaaagaaaaagagtccattggaaatataattcaaaatttacaGTTGAAACTAAATGtcaatcatatattttaaattctttaatattttctgtCGTCACAAACAATTTTGTTTATGTCGTCACATACAGCTCTGTTTATCAAACAGCTAGTCTttcaaaactattaaatttcttaaataatgtgttttttttttgtcgtcctCAAATAATGTGTTTGTGTCTCAAAAACAGCATAACTATTCCTAAAATATAAGCTTTAGtcataattttcaaaactattacatattttaccaaaatggcataaagtttataattaaaaaaacaacaagtttGATTCAGCTTTACATAATGTAATTGGTAATAGTATAAGTTGTCCTTATCCTTATATTGTTGTGGTTAGATTCAGTAGCTATCTCTACGAGATTCTCACCTTCGTTCTCTCTGttgtattgtgtatataaacACAGCTCCTACACATCAATAGATTCACGATTCACAACTTCTACTATAGTATCAGAGCCCGGTCCGCACATGTTCAACGCAATCCACAATCGGCCTGCTGATTCATGCCCGAATATACCGAAATTGATGCCTAAAACAGAGATCATCTCGAGATGGTgtattagggatacaatatccTACATTGGAAATTGAGTAGGATCTTAAatggtatatataaaatatatgtatctgCACTCATTGCTAGTTAGTTTAAATTAGAAGCCCACAATCTAATAATTAGTTTGGATTTTTGGATAAGTGGGTATTATAAGACTatatcatattaattataaaatttgccttttgaaaaactgatttaaaCTACTGCGAGTCTGCGACACAATTTATTTGTATATCAAAGAACTTTTAAACCTCATGACAAATCttcttaaaaactaaattaaaccaaTACGTAAAGACCTAAACATATTTGTGAGAGGGGGTCTTTTACCTTTTTACTCTAGTACTAGCTTACTCTTTCACTACACTTCTTAGTCTCTTAACTcaagtttgatatatattaacTGTCGTTACATGAGCTTATGACTCCTTAGTtgtgcttcatcttcttctgtcCATATACTTCCCTGAGGAGGTCTTCAAGTTCTTCACAGAGAGGTTCTGGAGTTAGCTGaatcatctcatcatcatcaccatcagtACCCTCATCCTCATCTGGATCTGTCTCCTCCTCACTGCTTAGCCACCCACAGTGAGAACTCTGGGCACCTAAAGAATGATTTTGCCCTCAGTAAAAGAATATTTCATGCGTTGAGACATTGTTATCGAAATGAGTATATATACCTCCAACAGAATGGCGTGCATTATATACTGATGCTTCTACGAATTGAAAAGCTGGTGGCGATGAGTCCATGACTGCTTCGTTAGTGATCGATAATGCATCAGCCTCCTGAGTGCACAAGATGATCATATAACATGTTAAGTAGCAATATGGGTTCAAGAAACCATTCAATAGTCTCTGATCATGAAAGCAACAAATTTGTGACCAAGAAGAACAAatcaccttttcttcttctgcttcttgttTTACTAGACAcatttcttcttgttcctcttgCTTTTCAAGGCAAATAGAAAGGAGGGCAGCATAGTTACCATCTTCGATCAGAAACCATTGGTCCTCACCATACACCTGAAAAATCGAAATCGAGTAAAGTGTCACTTTCAAGTTGTTTCAAGGAAAGCGCACTTTTTAACAAAGGGAAAATGGAGAGTCCAAAACTGTTTAACAAAAACCTCTGGCACGTGCTTGATACTCGCATTGATAACACGCTTGTCAAAACCATACTCTTTCATGCGGTCTCGAGCTGCATCCTCTCGCCTCAATCCAATCTGCTGCAAAAACAAGGAGAAGACAAGTAGCAATTTAAACCatagaagaagaatgaagaacaCTCATCAAACAGATGTCTATTTCTCATTGAGAATCAATTGAAACCTAGTGCATATTCTTTTCTCACAAGTCCCAAACCTCCACCACACACTGATCTTTTCAAATCCTGTATGTAACGTCAAAGCTTACTTAAGTAAGAAAACCCCAAGTCCAAACAACTCATCCCACACCAATCTCTTTAATCCTCTATGTAACAATAAAGCTTTACCTTTTTTCTTCCTCTGGGCGCCATTTCTATCTTCTCTTTGGTTTCTGAAGAAATCGGAGTAACAAAAATATCAGTTTCCAGTCTTTGTgttaaaatcaatcaatcacacCAAAGACAACTCAAGAGTGATCAGTTTTCAAGCctatgcaacaacaacaaaaagcttGGTTCGTTCCCAAAAACTTTCAACAGTTTACAGCAGAgagataaaagcaaaaaaaaatccaaaaatctcaAACTCACTAATTTGAGACCTTTGAGTTCACTAAATTTGAGAAAACatgtaagaaagaaacaatttttCTGCTCGTTTCcacaaaatcagaaacaagatATATCAAAAATGTCCTAAGTCTCAAGCACACATTAGGATTTAGGAACATCACAATAATAAACCCATTACAGGACATGGCGGCTTAAGTCATGATCAACATTTATACATGGAAAGATCGAGTTGGGTACGACGACGACATACCTAAGAATCGTGTTTGATTCCTGACCAGAGAGACGAAACGAAACAAGGATTTTGCAGGTTCGAGAAGAGGGAGTCTTTGAGCGAGGAAGTGAGAGAGAATGAGACTTGAAACAAAAATGGCGTGAAgtgtgaaactttttttttttgtttattaatcagatttaacttttttttttaatgtcatagttttgacatttttgttAAGTTGAGGACAGAGAAACCAACCATACTACTAAGTACGAACACTTACCTTTATTCAGCGTTAATAACGCTGCGTTATGTTAAATTGGTATCTCCGAGATATAGAGACAAACAAGCAACgactaaaacacacacaaaagggAATAGAGCAAAAAGAGAATTCTGATGATCCTGTGTATATATGGAGAGCAGGAGAGAGCTTACAATGTAAACGAGGAAAGCTCTTTTCTATTAAGTCTTCAAACTAAACAACTAACTAAGTGGGATGTGATTTTATGTACAGAAAAAAACTAAGTATGAGCACTGATTCACCAAGGTCCTGATTCTGTCCTCCTCAGCCTTTTCTTTGGACCTCCTTGAACAAGATTCCTCAACTCCATCTCCTGTTTTATAAACATACACAGCAGAGTTTTATAAGTTTAGAGATGGCATACAGCGGTATTGATGAGTTTAGTGTTACAATGGGAACGACTATTATTTACCTGATTCTTTTGCATTTCCATAATCTTTGCCTGTAAAACATGGAGGCATATAATTAGTATGTAACTAAAAGAAATGTACATAATTATGGGCAGATGTGATGCTAAGTATGGTTCGGTTACCTGCTTTCTTTGTAACTCGTCATTCTCTTCCTTCAACTTTGCCACTTCTGCTTCGAGCTCCACAGTATAAGCCTACAAATAATATTAAGAACTACTGAGAAGCTTATACTAGCATGTCACTCAAACCGTAAGACCCTCAGatttataactcagccatttgTAATGTGACATGTCTAATTTCTTAAGTTTTATGTTTTGGTAGCACCAATCGCCCCTCTTTACATTCCCTCATAATAATACCAAAAATGTAGTCACTATATAACTTCTTGATGGACTTGAACCCTCAAATAGTCTGAGCCACTGGGGCATTAGCAAATTACATTCCAATATATGGTCTGGTCTGCTGTGGATGCAACATGTCTATACACCAATACCAGAACGTTCATATTTGTTTCCAAGATTCATTCAGCCACAAGAAACACAAGTCCCAATAATTCTGTTTTACCATTTTCA from Camelina sativa cultivar DH55 chromosome 3, Cs, whole genome shotgun sequence includes:
- the LOC104779149 gene encoding uncharacterized protein LOC104779149 isoform X1, yielding MAPRGRKKQIGLRREDAARDRMKEYGFDKRVINASIKHVPEVYGEDQWFLIEDGNYAALLSICLEKQEEQEEMCLVKQEAEEEKEADALSITNEAVMDSSPPAFQFVEASVYNARHSVGGAQSSHCGWLSSEEETDPDEDEGTDGDDDEMIQLTPEPLCEELEDLLREVYGQKKMKHN
- the LOC104779149 gene encoding uncharacterized protein LOC104779149 isoform X2, which produces MAPRGRKKIGLRREDAARDRMKEYGFDKRVINASIKHVPEVYGEDQWFLIEDGNYAALLSICLEKQEEQEEMCLVKQEAEEEKEADALSITNEAVMDSSPPAFQFVEASVYNARHSVGGAQSSHCGWLSSEEETDPDEDEGTDGDDDEMIQLTPEPLCEELEDLLREVYGQKKMKHN
- the LOC104779149 gene encoding uncharacterized protein LOC104779149 isoform X3, translating into MKEYGFDKRVINASIKHVPEVYGEDQWFLIEDGNYAALLSICLEKQEEQEEMCLVKQEAEEEKEADALSITNEAVMDSSPPAFQFVEASVYNARHSVGGAQSSHCGWLSSEEETDPDEDEGTDGDDDEMIQLTPEPLCEELEDLLREVYGQKKMKHN